Proteins encoded within one genomic window of Mya arenaria isolate MELC-2E11 chromosome 13, ASM2691426v1:
- the LOC128213988 gene encoding protein FAM91A1-like: MNADVENHIRQNHAWSKLPANVKQILGNSQKEYEKAVKQFSVNNQLRYKTNLVKTVCRDERRYYEDLLQYSQEHLMLYPYHLSDVVVKGLRVTPFTYYINMMADIMGQEKSYDSLPNFTAADCLRLLGIGRNQYIDLMNQCRSSKKFFRRKPPKDLLPTKPVDIVVIEPWWHVNIGFVTEDDVKFCSVPEKSIIDRIIDKGSQAAGEINYKLLHSLYRRGLIYIDVPIEDDDCIIVPPLENFVMNRVLGDYFETLLYKIFVSIDENTSVAELSHVLQIDPQLVKMAVSMYCRLGFARKKGADFPDEDIHPSWNEVRSPSKKLTQKDLILDWGDALADVNEPPTSPIPDPGTPTDISLVNIETAMDTSTPSASKRIAFLFDSTLTAFLMMGNLSPGLKSHAVTMFEVGKLSDESLDSFLSELEKVGFEAEGEARRYFVHAQLLRNTVRFLRYNRTLCPDMDGGSAVDLIRCESLLSLDASTQSRVLNKNYSLLVSMAPLSYEIQPVSSCTPQHIGPAIPEVNSVWFKLYMYSLTCSGPPSLLLVKGTKLRRLPPIFLEYERLLVTTWGHDPSVIATSNILLTLNDALAHSAVFVQAHGWKSEGKTVHVPFPLESSTGLFARGHYHCHSAIQCLRQHVDLGHQCGYITLLNTGHEARTVFRHDEEEEEQDFNTNNSHASVHSSDSDNHLLDEPLNGVKDKQSAAMLASEIDLLTESDSVSGSKPTSLDLHSSDETSLKEDEWSLLECYFGIPLFEQNINKEICDRIVSEGLFQGKSLEELLHSSRGLSLRLLTFISQHQDISSGVDVSDPFSAPRDLGIPYPTQCLVFSDGVLRKWDTR, encoded by the exons attctTGGAAATTCCCAGAAAGAGTATGAGAAGGCTGTGAAGCAGTTCAGTGTTAATAATCAACTTCGCTACAAAACAAATTTAG TGAAGACAGTGTGTCGTGATGAGCGTCGTTACTACGAGGACCTGCTGCAGTACAGCCAGGAGCATCTCATGCTGTATCCATACCACCTGTCAGACGTGGTGGTGAAGGGCCTCCGTGTCACTCCCTTCACCTACTACATCAACATGATGGCCGACATCATGGGCCAGGAGAAGAGCTATGACTCACTGCCAAACTTCACTGCTGCCGATT GTTTACGGTTACTCGGGATCGGAAGAAACCAATACATAGATCTAATGAATCAATGCAGATCCTCAAAA AAGTTTTTCCGGCGGAAACCACCTAAAGACCTTTTACCCACAAAGCCAGTTGACATAGTGGTTATTGAGCCCTGGTGGCATGTCAATATCGGCTTTGTCACCGAGGATGATGTCAAG TTCTGTTCTGTACCCGAAAAGAGCATAATTGACAGAATCATAGACAAGGGTTCACAGGCTGCCGGGGAGATCAACTATAAACTCCTCCACA gtTTATATAGAAGAGGCTTGATATATATCGATGTACCAATTGAAGATGATGACTGTATTATAG TCCCGCCCCTGGAGAACTTCGTAATGAACCGAGTTCTGGGAGACTACTTTGAAACCCTTCTCTACAAGATATTTGTGTCCATAGATGAGAACACATCTGTAGCCGAG CTTTCACATGTTCTGCAGATTGATCCACAGCTAGTCAAG ATGGCTGTGTCCATGTACTGTCGCCTGGGGTTTGCTCGGAAGAAAGGAGCCGATTTTCCAGATGAGGACATCCACCCGTCATGGAATGAAGTCAGGTCACCAAGCAAAAA ACTGACCCAGAAGGATTTAATCCTGGACTGGGGTGACGCCCTTGCCGACGTGAACGAGCCCCCAACCTCCCCAATCCCTGATCCGGGGACCCCCACAGACATCAGCCTTGTCAACATTGAAACTGCCATGG ACACATCCACACCGAGTGCTAGTAAACGTATAGCCTTCCTGTTTGACTCAACATTAACGGCATTCCTCATGATGGGCAACCTCTCCCCCGGCCTCAAGAGCCATGCTGTCACTATGTTTGAGGTGGGCAAGCTCAGCGATGAGTCACTTGACAGCTTCCTTTCAGAACTGGAGAAG GTTGGTTTTGAGGCAGAAGGAGAGGCTAGGCGGTACTTTGTCCATGCCCAGCTATTACGTAACACTGTGCGATTCCTGCGCTATAACCGCACCCTGTGTCCTGACATGGATGGTGGCTCAGCTGTTGACCTGATTCGCTGTGAGAGTCTACTTAGTCTTGATGCTTCCACACAATCCAGGGTTCTCAACAAAAACTACAG CCTGCTGGTGTCGATGGCTCCCCTGAGTTATGAGATCCAGCCAGTGTCCAGCTGTACACCACAGCACATTGGCCCAGCCATACCAGAG GTGAACTCTGTGTGGTTCAAGCTGTACATGTACAGTCTGACATGCTCCGGTCCCCCGTCTCTCCTGCTTGTGAAGGGAACCAAGCTACGCAGACTTCCACCCATCTTCCTG GAGTATGAGCGTTTGCTGGTGACAACATGGGGTCATGACCCAAGTGTGATCGCCACCTCCAACATTCTTCTCACTCTAAATGACGCTCTCGCCCACTCTGCAGTCTTCGTACAG GCTCACGGCTGGAAGTCAGAGGGTAAAACAGTTCATGTCCCTTTCCCCTTGGAGTCAAGCACAG GTTTGTTTGCCCGTGGCCACTACCACTGTCACAGTGCGATACAGTGCCTACGGCAGCACGTGGACCTAGGGCATCAATGTGGATACATCACACTGCTCAACACAGGCCACGAGGCCCGCACCGTCTTTCGACATGACGAGGAGGAAGAAGAACAAGACTTCAACACTAACAATTCCCACGCCAGTGTTCACTCCTCTGACAGTGACAATCACCTCTTAGATGAACCTTTGAATGGTGTTAAAGATAAACAGTCAGCAGCCATGTTAGCTTCAGAAATTGACCTCCTTACAGAGAGTGATTCTGTAAGTGGGAGTAAACCAACCAGTCTCGATCTCCATAGCAGTGATGAAACCAGTCTGAAGGAGGATGAGTGGTCACTGTTGGAGTGTTACTTCGGAATTCCGCTGTTTgagcaaaatataaacaaggaaATATGTGACAGAATCGTGTCAGAAGGATTGTTCCAAGGAAAAAG TTTGGAGGAGCTGTTACATTCCAGTAGAGGGCTGTCACTGAGGCTCCTCACCTTTATATCTCAACACCAG GATATTTCTAGTGGTGTGGATGTATCGGACCCGTTCAGTGCTCCCCGTGACCTGGGTATCCCCTATCCTACCCAGTGTCTTGTGTTCTCCGATGGTGTTCTCCGCAAGTGGGACACCAGATAA
- the LOC128214803 gene encoding receptor-type tyrosine-protein phosphatase kappa-like has protein sequence MPFCQAENVAIRKKTYQHGTYMGWNASRAVDGNADQDGTYGSCAWAHNNDDVFKTWWNVDLAASYDVKSIEIYFRTEDAMSQSRRAGVRVYISNSVEEAKNAGLCYIDQMSDFVFPPDHLILRDDSMACSERRGQFVILYIDRPTQTPTRNCPTNTLYSCWANLELCEVEVYACTNGTFGSNCERRCHCKEGGACDVTIGSCPGGCIPGWEGVACDKKCIEGRWGVDCNMTCGQCQDPLNSCIRTNGTCRSCKLGWRGDRCDQACEPGTWGAECAEVCGNCLGTCDPQTGVCSLGCKPGYTGPKCTDECGSGLYGPSCESRCANCREGAPCHHVTGFCPSGCAVGFLGDKCNTECPDGQYGDRCEGTCGLCHEGVHCDHVTGNCPAGCESGWKEDTCQNKCAEGFYGAQCKGECGFCRGGEPCDHVTGTCAAGCEDGWLGEKCKNRCPPGHFGHDCVSTCGTCRDSEPCDHVTGNCSTGCSSGWRGNNCKQPCPSGYYGDACRKSCGHCRHNVTCDHVSGLCMDGCDPEFYGEFCDLALPDPGEEKPAGAADAAGYNPDLSVLIGGILAGVVVVFVGIMLFVLIRRRGCKRATPHKTSVRRSLHSHSNVAIVVDDEHAREHDHHGNPHSHSPTPSRASSLATIKTNCTQSHVTVDDQEVLYVNLKKKTPTPLPFAVPSPKLSTFQRKTMQTAGYELEPTYYNTGTEAMDSAAPGGIPVQQFPAYIRELEADKARIKEEYGKYPHGLKYPHEAGKRPRNKFKNRFAQMFPYDHSRVVLEDEPGEPDTDYINANYIDSVDYPNCYIATQGPNKITLKDFWQMVWQNKSGKIIMLTNLVEEGKNKCERYWPAERSPLVFGYQQVHLVSSQEYPFYTLRVLTLTSRLHPDEPRTIKQFHFTAWPDHGVPDTFEIVSFYKCVLRVPISLPGPMVVHCSAGVGRTGTFVALDALYHYAKRCDTIDVPTFVLKMRQQRMNMIQTLEQYRLLHHALQEALGYGDTTLSRATFHTECLKHIELYNLAKPNRISDEFQKFEELKPKLGNENFLAALRKENVEKNRNLSVLAADRFRPYLSTYIPDTTDYINAVMIPSRTNKNGYVATQLPMRNTIADFWRLVYDHGSHVIVTLNALDEDQEDSCAWWPSNGDSITFGPLVVETLAVETPCSEVTERTFRILRKGIKDSKLVYMITYNDWQAGRNLPVSIDSFLVVLGRANLYRKSFPDAPKIVICLDGATCSGLFVAVNNVLDQAAQDGEVDVFNAVRQIQLRRPQFVKNKDQYLFVYQCVNRHIALTSGMTSDITYGNVAR, from the exons ATGCCCTTTTGCCAGGCAG AGAACGTAGCGATACGCAAGAAAACGTATCAGCACGGCACGTACATGGGTTGGAACGCGTCACGTGCCGTTGACGGTAACGCAGACCAGGACGGCACGTACGGGTCGTGCGCGTGGGCACATAACAACGATGACGTGTTTAAGACGTGGTGGAACGTCGACCTTGCCGCCTCGTACGACGTCAAGTCTATTGAGATCTACTTTAGGACGGAAG ACGCGATGTCGCAGTCCCGGCGAGCGGGCGTGCGGGTGTACATCTCTAACAGTGTGGAGGAGGCGAAGAACGCGGGGCTCTGCTACATCGACCAGATGAGCGACTTTGTCTTCCCGCCCGACCACCTCATCCTGCGAGACGACAGCATGGCGTGCTCCGAGCGCCGTGGTCAGTTTGTAATCTTGTACATTGACCGACCCACTCAGACTCCCACCCGCAACTGCCCCACCAACACCCTATACTCCTGCTGGGCGAACCTGGAGCTGTGCGAGGTCGAGGTTTATG CTTGCACCAACGGAACGTTCGGTTCCAACTGCGAGAGACGGTGCCACTGTAAGGAGGGTGGAGCATGTGACGTCACCATTGGCTCGTGTCCCGGGGGCTGCATTCCAGGATGGGAGGGCGTCGCCTGCGACAAAA AGTGTATAGAGGGCCGATGGGGCGTGGACTGCAATATGACGTGCGGTCAATGCCAGGATCCCCTCAACTCGTGCATCAGGACTAACGGCACGTGTCGCTCGTGCAAGCTAGGATGGCGGGGAGACAGGTGTGATCAAG CTTGTGAGCCTGGGACGTGGGGCGCGGAGTGTGCAGAGGTTTGCGGGAACTGCCTAGGTACATGCGACCCCCAGACTGGAGTCTGCTCTCTCGGCTGCAAACCCGGATATACGGGACCCAAGTGCACAGACG AGTGCGGCTCGGGTCTGTACGGTCCCAGTTGCGAGTCTCGTTGCGCCAATTGCCGCGAGGGCGCCCCGTGCCATCACGTGACTGGCTTTTGTCCAAGCGGCTGCGCTGTCGGCTTCCTCGGAGACAAATGTAACACAG AGTGCCCTGACGGTCAGTACGGGGACCGGTGTGAGGGTACCTGTGGCCTCTGTCACGAGGGCGTCCACTGCGACCACGTAACTGGAAACTGCCCCGCCGGCTGCGAGTCAGGTTGGAAAGAGGATACTTGTCAGAACA AATGTGCGGAGGGGTTTTATGGTGCCCAGTGCAAGGGAGAATGCGGATTTTGTCGCGGTGGGGAGCCATGTGATCACGTGACTGGCACGTGCGCTGCTGGATGTGAGGACGGCTGGCTCGgggaaaaatgtaaaaacc GCTGCCCACCCGGCCACTTTGGTCACGACTGCGTGTCCACGTGTGGCACGTGTCGGGATAGCGAGCCATGTGACCACGTAACCGGAAACTGCTCGACTGGCTGCAGCAGTGGATGGAGGGGAAACAACTGCAAACAAC CTTGCCCGAGCGGTTACTATGGTGACGCATGCCGGAAGTCGTGTGGCCACTGTCGCCACAACGTCACATGCGACCACGTGAGCGGACTGTGTATGGATGGCTGTGACCCGGAGTTCTACGGAGAGTTCTGCGATCTCG CGCTGCCTGACCCCGGAGAAGAGAAGCCAGCTGGGGCGGCGGACGCGGCCGGATACAACCCCGACCTCTCCGTGCTCATAGGCGGCATCCTCGCTGGCGTCGTCGTCGTGTTCGTCGGAATCATGCTTTTCGTCCTCATTAGAAG ACGAGGCTGCAAACGCGCCACACCACACAAGACCTCGGTCAGACGGAGCCTACACTCGCACTCGAACGTCGCCATCGTTGTTGACGACGAGCATGCGCGCGAGCACGATCACCATGGCAACCCACACTCACATTCCCCGACCCCCAGCCGCGCCTCCAGCCTCGCTACCATCAAGACTAACTGCACACAATCACATG TGACGGTGGACGACCAGGAGGTGTTGTACGTGAATCTGAAGAAGAAGACACCAACGCCCCTCCCCTTTGCCGTACCTTCCCCCAAACTCTCCACATTCCAGAGAAAG ACCATGCAGACTGCGGGATACGAGCTGGAGCCGACCTATTACAACACTGGGACGGAGGCGATGGACAGCGCGGCTCCCGGTGGCATCCCTGTTCAGCAGTTCCCAGCCTACATCCGGGAACTGGAGGCGGACAAAGCCAGGATCAAGGAAGAATACGGC AAATATCCACACGGACTCAAATACCCACACGAGGCGGGAAAAAGACCAAGAAATAAGTTCAAGAATAGATTCGCGCAGATGTTTCCAT ACGACCACAGTCGCGTTGTTCTTGAGGACGAGCCCGGTGAGCCCGACACAGACTACATCAACGCCAACTACATTGAC AGCGTCGACTATCCCAACTGTTATATAGCCACACAAG GTCCCAACAAGATCACCCTGAAGGACTTCTGGCAGATGGTCTGGCAAAACAAGAGTGGCAAGATCATCATGCTCACCAACCTCGTGGAGGAGGGAAAG AACAAGTGTGAGCGTTACTGGCCGGCGGAGAGGTCGCCGCTGGTGTTCGGGTACCAGCAGGTGCACCTTGTCTCCAGCCAGGAGTACCCCTTCTACACACTCCGTGTTCTCACTCTCACGTCCAGGCTG CACCCGGATGAGCCTCGGACAATCAAGCAGTTCCACTTCACCGCATGGCCTGACCACGGCGTGCCCGACACTTTCGAGATCGTTTCCTTCTACAAGTGCGTGCTGCGCGTTCCCATCAGCCTGCCCGGGCCCATGGTCGTTCACTGCAG CGCGGGTGTTGGCCGGACGGGGACGTTTGTGGCACTGGACGCTCTTTACCACTACGCCAAGCGGTGCGACACCATCGACGTGCCTACCTTCGTCCTCAAGATGCGACAGCAGAGAATGAACATGATACAGACGCTG GAACAGTACCGTCTGCTGCATCACGCCCTGCAGGAGGCGCTCGGCTATGGCGACACGACGTTGTCCCGGGCCACCTTCCACACAGAATGTCTCAAACACATCGAGCTTTACAACCTCGCCAAACCCAACAGAATATCAGATGAATTCCAg AAGTTCGAAGAGTTAAAACCTAAGCTTGGTAACGAAAACTTCCTGGCGGCGCTACGGAAAGAAAACGTGGAAAAGAACCGGAACCTGAGCGTATTGGCGGCGGACCGCTTCCGGCCGTACCTGTCCACGTACATCCCCGACACAACGGACTACATCAACGCCGTCATGATACCC TCGCGGACGAACAAGAACGGTTACGTGGCGACGCAGCTGCCGATGCGAAACACGATAGCGGACTTTTGGCGGCTGGTGTATGACCATGGCAGTCACGTGATCGTCACACTGAACGCTCTGGACGAGGACCAGGAG GACTCGTGTGCTTGGTGGCCGTCTAACGGAGACTCCATTACGTTCGGCCCGCTTGTTGTTGAGACGCTTGCAGTGGAGACACCGTGTTCCGAGGTCACAGAGAGGACCTTCCGCATCCTCAGAAAG